From a single Actinomyces viscosus genomic region:
- a CDS encoding class I SAM-dependent methyltransferase: MAENHVALLLTPEGWELLSSLPPYDPADALSLGRSLREEGHSPALVAAALTQQRLRARATAKFGPFAQQMLFTADGLEQATRLAVSAHHAARYAAAGASKVADLGCGIGGDAVALAGLDLPVLAVDRDEATAALATINLMPFPHASVEYADALEIDLAEHGVDAVFADPARRAQGRRIADPEQWSPALSRLLALRERVPALGVKVAPGIDHAALPSDSHVQWVSMDGDVVEAAIWYGPLAPEGPGRSALVLRSGADGATACTLADPGVTDPSEPPVQVDPISSPDDLGSIIHVPDGAAVRAGLIAHLCEALDARPVGPRIGYLTSESLPDAATAPFVRSFRLTEILPLRLKTLRARARELGVGSLEILKRGVDVSPDALRASLRLSGQDSETWILTRVGDRAKGAVLVVEPIVRDSSADSPDHSSADSPDHSSADSPDHSSADSPDHSSGDSPTRRHGEAPSD, translated from the coding sequence ATGGCTGAGAACCACGTCGCGCTCCTCCTGACGCCCGAGGGCTGGGAGCTTCTGTCCTCCCTGCCCCCTTATGACCCGGCGGATGCCCTGTCACTGGGACGTTCCCTGCGCGAGGAGGGCCACTCCCCCGCCCTGGTGGCGGCCGCTCTGACCCAGCAGCGGCTGCGTGCCCGGGCCACCGCCAAGTTCGGGCCCTTCGCCCAGCAAATGCTCTTCACCGCCGACGGCCTGGAGCAGGCCACCCGGCTGGCGGTCTCGGCCCACCACGCCGCTCGCTACGCGGCCGCCGGCGCCTCGAAGGTCGCGGACCTGGGCTGCGGGATCGGCGGCGACGCCGTGGCTCTGGCGGGACTGGACCTGCCGGTGCTCGCCGTCGACCGGGACGAGGCCACGGCCGCTCTGGCCACCATCAACCTCATGCCCTTCCCGCACGCGAGCGTCGAGTACGCCGACGCCCTGGAGATCGACCTGGCCGAGCACGGGGTGGACGCCGTCTTCGCGGACCCGGCCCGTCGGGCTCAGGGGCGGCGCATCGCCGACCCGGAGCAGTGGTCTCCGGCCCTGTCGAGGTTGCTCGCGCTGCGGGAGCGTGTACCCGCTCTCGGCGTCAAGGTCGCCCCCGGCATCGACCATGCCGCACTGCCCTCCGACTCCCACGTCCAGTGGGTGAGTATGGACGGCGACGTCGTCGAGGCCGCCATCTGGTACGGTCCGCTGGCCCCGGAAGGACCCGGGCGCTCCGCTCTGGTCCTGCGCTCGGGGGCCGACGGCGCGACCGCCTGCACACTGGCCGACCCCGGCGTCACCGACCCTTCCGAGCCACCAGTACAGGTCGACCCGATCAGCTCGCCCGACGACCTGGGCAGCATCATCCACGTGCCCGACGGCGCCGCCGTCCGCGCCGGGCTCATCGCCCACCTCTGCGAGGCCCTGGACGCCCGCCCGGTGGGACCGCGAATCGGCTACCTCACCTCGGAGAGCCTCCCCGACGCGGCGACAGCCCCCTTCGTGCGCTCATTCCGGCTCACCGAGATCCTGCCTCTGAGGCTCAAGACCCTGCGGGCCCGGGCCCGCGAGCTGGGGGTCGGGAGCCTGGAGATCCTCAAGCGCGGGGTCGACGTCTCCCCCGACGCGCTGCGCGCCTCACTGCGGCTCAGCGGTCAGGACTCGGAGACCTGGATCCTGACCCGTGTGGGAGACAGGGCCAAGGGCGCAGTCCTCGTCGTTGAGCCCATCGTCAGAGACTCATCGGCTGACTCTCCGGATCACTCATCGGCTGACTCTCCGGATCACTCATCGGCTGACTCTCCGGATCACTCATCGGCTGACTCTCCGGATCACTCATCGGGTGACTCTCCGACCCGTCGACACGGCGAGGCCCCCTCCGACTAG
- a CDS encoding glutamate--cysteine ligase, with amino-acid sequence MPPARRPQSLPFASSARSTLGVEWELALIDRDSLDLRQCAEEILQKVGSDPHVHGEMMLNTIELVSGARQSVAQCVEDIALAFDRVLPVTDPLRVDLASAGTHPFADPLVQKVTNAERYARLVDRTRLWGHQMLIFGTHVHVGVEDRAKVLPILKALLTRTAHLQCLSASSPFWAGADTGYADNRAMMFQQLPTAGAPEQFSTWEQLESYTGDLVHTGVIEDFTEIRWDVRPSPRLGTIEVRACDAATNLTELAGIAALTQCLVESFSRTLDRGEELDTMPDWYVAENKWRSARYGMDAILIVNSAGEEELVGDTVERMLTELAPVAEDLGCAAELESVRATLETGASYQRQIAAVGAYGGQREAAVRLLLAEARAGRPLRPTEVLSMAARP; translated from the coding sequence CTGCCGCCGGCCCGCCGTCCCCAGTCCCTGCCCTTCGCCAGCTCGGCCCGCTCCACGCTGGGGGTGGAGTGGGAGCTGGCGCTCATCGACCGCGACAGCCTCGACCTGCGCCAGTGCGCCGAGGAGATCCTCCAGAAGGTGGGCTCGGACCCGCACGTGCACGGAGAGATGATGCTCAACACCATCGAGCTGGTCTCCGGGGCGCGCCAGAGCGTGGCGCAGTGCGTGGAGGACATCGCGCTCGCCTTCGACCGGGTTCTTCCGGTCACCGATCCCCTGCGCGTGGACCTGGCCTCGGCGGGTACCCACCCCTTCGCCGACCCGCTGGTGCAGAAGGTGACCAACGCCGAGCGCTACGCCCGCCTGGTGGACCGCACTCGGCTGTGGGGCCATCAGATGCTCATCTTCGGCACTCATGTGCACGTCGGGGTCGAGGACCGGGCCAAGGTCCTGCCGATTCTCAAGGCGCTGCTCACGCGCACCGCGCACCTGCAGTGCCTGAGCGCCTCCTCGCCCTTCTGGGCGGGCGCTGACACGGGCTACGCGGACAACCGGGCCATGATGTTCCAGCAGCTGCCCACTGCGGGAGCGCCCGAGCAGTTCAGCACCTGGGAGCAGCTGGAGAGCTACACCGGGGACCTGGTCCACACCGGCGTCATCGAGGACTTCACCGAGATCCGCTGGGACGTGCGGCCCTCCCCTCGGCTGGGAACCATCGAGGTGCGCGCCTGCGACGCCGCGACGAACCTGACCGAGCTGGCCGGGATCGCGGCCCTGACCCAGTGCCTCGTGGAGTCCTTCTCCCGCACCCTGGACCGGGGCGAGGAACTCGACACGATGCCCGACTGGTACGTCGCCGAGAACAAGTGGCGCTCGGCCCGCTACGGCATGGACGCGATCCTCATCGTCAACTCCGCCGGCGAGGAGGAGCTGGTGGGCGACACGGTCGAGCGGATGCTCACCGAACTCGCTCCCGTCGCCGAGGACCTCGGCTGCGCCGCCGAGCTGGAATCCGTGCGCGCCACCCTGGAGACGGGCGCCTCCTACCAGCGCCAGATCGCCGCCGTCGGGGCCTACGGGGGGCAGAGGGAGGCGGCTGTCAGGCTGCTGCTGGCCGAGGCGCGCGCCGGCAGGCCCCTGCGCCCCACCGAGGTACTCTCGATGGCGGCCAGGCCCTGA
- a CDS encoding IS3 family transposase yields MPTREGTYGYRRIQAHLERRGVRVDGATVRSIMRDLGLEAAQPRAKVRTYRAGRGPRVSAPTWWGATPAAHEPGREWCGDIPPQAGGTPSYIRRVGRVRLSCYGSGLLHQEGRGVCDGRAMCAPRWCVRPSTWRSGDARPGRV; encoded by the coding sequence TTGCCGACTCGTGAGGGCACCTACGGGTACCGAAGGATCCAGGCCCACCTGGAGCGGCGTGGCGTGAGGGTGGATGGTGCCACGGTCCGCTCCATCATGCGCGACCTGGGCCTTGAGGCCGCGCAGCCGCGGGCGAAGGTCCGCACCTACCGTGCCGGCCGCGGACCACGGGTGAGCGCCCCGACCTGGTGGGGCGCGACTCCCGCTGCCCACGAGCCTGGGCGTGAGTGGTGCGGGGACATTCCCCCGCAAGCGGGAGGTACCCCCTCCTACATCAGGCGCGTGGGTCGGGTTCGTCTGTCTTGCTACGGTTCTGGACTGCTGCACCAAGAAGGTCGTGGGGTATGCGATGGCCGAGCCATGTGCGCACCTCGCTGGTGTGTGAGGCCATCGACATGGCGGTCAGGCGATGCCCGGCCGGGAAGGGTGTGA